In Salmo salar chromosome ssa03, Ssal_v3.1, whole genome shotgun sequence, a single genomic region encodes these proteins:
- the LOC106600435 gene encoding aquaporin FA-CHIP, which translates to MREFKSKAFWRAILAELVGMTMFIFLSISAAIGNSNNTSPDQEVKVSLTFGLAIATLAQSLGHISGAHLNPAVTLGMLASCQISVFKGVMYIVAQMLGSALASGIVYGTRPEGNAALGVNALNGVSASQGVGIELLATFQLVLCVIAVTDKRRHDVTGSAPLAIGLSVALGHLAAISYTGCGINPARSFGPALIMNDYTNHWVYWVGPLCGGVAAALVYDFLLYPKFDDFPERMRVLVSGPVGDYDVNGEETAAVEMSSK; encoded by the exons ATGAGAGAATTCAAGAGCAAGGCTTTCTGGAGGGCCATACTGGCCGAGCTCGTGGGGATGACCATGTTCATATTCCTCAGCATCTCAGCTGCCATTGGGAACTCAAACAACACTTCTCCTGACCAGGAGGTGAAGGTGTCTCTGACTTTTGGTCTGGCCATTGCCACGCTGGCCCAGAGTTTGGGCCACATCAGTGGAGCCCACCTGAACCCAGCGGTGACACTGGGCATGCTCGCCAGCTGCCAGATCAGCGTGTTCAAGGGGGTGATGTACATCGTGGCTCAGATGCTAGGCTCTGCCTTGGCCAGTGGTATTGTCTATGGAACCCGGCCAGAGGGAAATGCTGCACTGGGGGTCAACGCT CTAAATGGTGTCTCTGCCAGCCAAGGCGTTGGCATCGAGCTCCTGGCTACCTTCCAGCTGGTCCTGTGTGTCATAGCTGTCACTGATAAAAGGCGGCACGACGTCACCGGCTCTGCCCCCCTGGCCATTGGGCTCTCTGTCGCTCTGGGACACTTGGCAGCC ATCAGCTACACAGGCTGCGGTATCAACCCTGCCCGATCCTTTGGACCTGCTTTGATCATGAATGATTATACAAACCACTGG GTGTACTGGGTGGGGCCATTGTGTGGAGGTGTGGCAGCTGCTCTGGTCTATGACTTCCTCCTGTATCCCAAGTTTGATGACTTCCCTGAACGCATGAGGGTCCTGGTCAGTGGCCCTGTGGGAGACTATGATGTCAATGGAGAAGAGACCGCAGCAGTAGAAATGTCATCAAAGTAG